In Geminocystis sp. NIES-3709, a single genomic region encodes these proteins:
- a CDS encoding P-loop NTPase fold protein, which produces MEINNISNQPEYISEKNKHIEQYLDYFSSQEKSTGFALLIKGEWGSGKSWFINQYINKLKSNSSNKQNLYINLYGINNVSQIDDLIFAAVHPILSSKTAKIAGKIVRGLLSKWVINTNWNQDSKPDGNVQPSLEKINIKDFFNQSLEEDSKYNLIIFDDLERCKIPIEELFGYINNFVDSEYLKVVIILNENKIEENNHDKYKNTKEKIIGQTLEMISDIDSALNFFIEELIQEEVKVYLKKNINTIEDIYIESDSHNLRILKQIILNFKRVFEKLPEEAQKSSEFIHQILKVIIIFSLEINYGRLETKNIRLVPDAIYKTIAKDYHNRKNDNNIKTNMNNIIDEKSIRLFLSFFDLEILDSENEHLQNIIWWQKFFHKGLIDQEGLEILWNNSKYNNQNIPEWIKLYHWSNLEDEDFTDSFKSVIENLKKKHYKDLGVIKHIIGIFLCLSENGFCKISKKNIINYGKKYLDHLYKNNLLDANFTYQLQIYNNLWYQSRDSQEFKEFSKYVNKSINSAKKQNLPDEANNLLKLMEENFCAYIQAICSKNITNNDHKNYLDIPIFKYIKPQEYFDIFIKKTNIDKQRCLWSLKNRYKSYNTESNLSSELDFIKDLKIIIDGYVIKNPKKISSFILKSKSEKELKEIIDKLEQNI; this is translated from the coding sequence ATGGAAATAAATAACATCTCTAATCAGCCGGAATATATTTCAGAAAAAAATAAACATATTGAACAATATTTAGACTATTTTTCATCTCAAGAAAAATCGACTGGTTTTGCACTTTTAATAAAAGGAGAATGGGGGAGTGGGAAATCTTGGTTTATTAATCAGTATATAAACAAACTCAAAAGCAATTCAAGTAATAAGCAAAATTTATATATCAATCTTTATGGAATTAATAATGTCTCTCAAATAGATGATCTTATTTTTGCAGCTGTTCATCCAATACTATCATCAAAAACAGCAAAAATAGCTGGAAAAATAGTAAGAGGTCTATTATCCAAGTGGGTTATTAATACAAACTGGAATCAAGATTCAAAACCAGATGGTAATGTACAACCTTCTTTGGAAAAAATAAATATTAAAGATTTTTTTAATCAATCCTTAGAGGAAGATAGTAAATATAATTTAATAATATTTGATGATTTAGAACGGTGTAAAATACCTATTGAAGAATTATTCGGATATATTAATAATTTTGTAGATTCAGAATATTTAAAAGTAGTGATTATTCTTAATGAAAATAAAATTGAAGAAAATAATCATGATAAATATAAAAATACTAAAGAAAAAATAATAGGTCAAACCTTAGAAATGATTTCCGATATAGATAGTGCCTTAAATTTTTTTATTGAAGAATTAATACAAGAAGAAGTTAAAGTTTATCTAAAAAAGAATATAAATACTATAGAAGATATTTATATAGAATCAGACTCTCATAATTTGAGAATATTAAAGCAAATAATATTAAATTTTAAAAGAGTTTTTGAAAAACTACCTGAAGAAGCTCAAAAATCGTCAGAATTTATACATCAGATATTAAAAGTTATTATAATTTTTTCGTTAGAAATAAATTATGGTAGATTAGAAACTAAAAATATTCGTTTAGTACCAGATGCAATATATAAAACTATAGCTAAAGATTATCACAATAGAAAGAACGATAATAATATAAAAACCAATATGAATAATATTATTGATGAAAAATCTATAAGATTATTTTTATCTTTTTTTGATCTTGAGATTCTAGACTCAGAAAATGAGCATTTGCAAAATATTATTTGGTGGCAAAAATTTTTTCATAAAGGTTTAATAGATCAGGAAGGATTAGAAATATTGTGGAATAACAGTAAATATAATAATCAAAATATACCTGAATGGATAAAATTATATCATTGGAGTAATTTAGAAGATGAAGATTTTACCGATTCTTTTAAGAGTGTTATTGAAAATTTAAAGAAAAAACATTATAAAGATTTAGGAGTAATTAAACATATTATTGGAATATTTTTATGTCTTTCAGAAAATGGGTTTTGTAAAATATCTAAGAAAAATATTATCAATTATGGTAAAAAATATCTTGATCATTTATACAAAAATAATTTACTTGATGCAAATTTTACCTATCAACTACAAATATACAATAATTTATGGTATCAAAGTCGTGATAGTCAAGAATTTAAGGAGTTTAGTAAGTATGTTAATAAAAGTATAAACTCTGCAAAAAAACAAAATTTACCTGATGAAGCTAATAATTTATTAAAACTAATGGAGGAAAATTTTTGTGCATATATACAAGCTATATGTTCTAAAAATATAACTAATAATGATCATAAAAATTATCTTGATATTCCTATTTTTAAATATATTAAACCTCAAGAGTATTTTGACATTTTTATAAAGAAAACCAATATTGATAAGCAAAGATGCTTATGGTCTTTAAAAAATCGCTATAAATCATACAATACAGAAAGTAATTTATCATCTGAATTGGACTTTATCAAAGATTTAAAAATAATTATTGATGGTTATGTGATTAAAAATCCTAAAAAAATTAGTAGCTTTATATTAAAATCTAAATCAGAAAAAGAATTAAAAGAAATTATAGATAAATTAGAACAAAATATTTAA